Proteins encoded by one window of Paenibacillus urinalis:
- a CDS encoding hemolysin family protein, which produces MGIGPNLLVFAILIVLTAFFVATEFAIIKLRPSRVDQLVLEGRRGALAVQKVTTNLDGYLSACQLGITITALGLGWLGEPTVAIMIEPLFARLGAPDELVHLFSFIIAFMIVTFLHVVVGELAPKTMAIQKAEAITFIVAGPIMLFYKMMYPFIWLLNGSANKLVQMFGLQPVKEHEDAHSEEEIQIILSESYQSGKINNTEYGYVNRIFAFDEKLAKEIMIPRTDMVCLYTNNSLEENMSIIRREQYTRFPVAHQGKDQIVGMINTKQMFLNYRENEAFDLKQFMHPVLSVSEATPVNELLKRMQKEQVHLAVIVDEFGGTAGLITIEDILEEIVGEIRDEFDSEERKEIEQIGELHYIVDGKIQLDQIADLTGLHFDLETADTIGGWLFTILMNPKVGHTHYHEGMIFTVKEVGRNRVKKVEFKKAPEELELELTPQAVG; this is translated from the coding sequence ATGGGTATAGGACCGAATTTATTAGTGTTTGCAATACTCATTGTACTAACCGCATTCTTCGTCGCTACGGAATTTGCGATTATTAAGCTCAGGCCGAGCCGTGTCGACCAGCTGGTGCTCGAAGGACGCAGAGGCGCCCTTGCCGTACAGAAGGTAACCACGAATCTGGATGGTTATTTATCCGCTTGTCAGCTTGGAATTACCATTACCGCATTAGGACTTGGATGGTTAGGTGAGCCAACCGTCGCGATTATGATTGAACCGTTGTTTGCACGCCTGGGTGCTCCCGATGAACTGGTCCATCTCTTCTCTTTCATTATTGCGTTTATGATCGTTACATTCTTACATGTTGTTGTCGGTGAGCTTGCGCCGAAGACGATGGCGATCCAAAAAGCCGAAGCGATCACGTTCATCGTTGCTGGACCGATTATGCTGTTTTATAAGATGATGTATCCGTTTATTTGGCTGCTTAACGGCTCTGCTAACAAGCTTGTTCAAATGTTTGGTCTACAGCCGGTGAAGGAACACGAGGATGCACACTCGGAGGAAGAAATACAAATTATATTATCCGAGAGCTACCAGAGCGGTAAAATTAACAATACGGAATATGGATATGTAAACCGTATATTTGCTTTTGACGAAAAGCTTGCCAAGGAGATCATGATTCCTCGTACCGACATGGTCTGCTTATATACGAACAATTCACTTGAAGAGAACATGAGTATTATCCGCAGAGAACAATATACACGCTTTCCTGTTGCCCACCAAGGGAAGGATCAGATCGTAGGCATGATTAATACGAAGCAAATGTTCCTGAATTATAGAGAGAATGAAGCGTTTGATCTGAAGCAGTTCATGCACCCTGTACTATCTGTTTCAGAAGCAACGCCTGTGAATGAGCTCTTAAAGAGAATGCAAAAAGAACAGGTTCACCTGGCCGTCATTGTTGATGAATTCGGCGGTACTGCTGGACTCATCACTATTGAGGATATTCTTGAAGAAATCGTCGGTGAAATTCGGGATGAATTTGACTCCGAGGAGCGTAAGGAGATCGAACAAATCGGAGAATTGCATTATATTGTGGACGGCAAAATTCAGCTGGATCAAATTGCCGACCTCACAGGCCTCCACTTCGATCTAGAAACCGCCGATACGATTGGCGGCTGGCTGTTCACGATCCTGATGAATCCCAAGGTCGGCCATACCCATTATCACGAAGGAATGATCTTCACTGTCAAAGAAGTAGGCCGCAACCGCGTCAAGAAGGTTGAATTCAAAAAAGCTCCCGAGGAGCTTGAGCTGGAATTGACCCCACAAGCGGTAGGCTAG
- a CDS encoding DUF1836 domain-containing protein, with the protein MTELFSLTRCEMAQLLLSIEGQHHETPLAMLQKAWNKHHPSDVEKGNTLPAFLSTSVPPILEKLIKGNRAPGFSLQEIASLAQLVEYSNVSITSMQNWVKRDFKEYLSSPKIGKKYSINQASLLFMIDDLKSVLDFDSIRHLFEGVFNQPEREDDDLISPLQLYSTYALLFEQLDGQFEQTLHKGKSVEEEIRSAASRMAGQFTHLSEKQHLIVRNILFIATLSIQTTYLYSLSRRYLNATLFL; encoded by the coding sequence ATGACAGAGTTGTTCTCTCTTACTCGCTGTGAAATGGCACAATTGCTGCTGTCCATCGAGGGACAACATCATGAAACACCCTTAGCCATGCTCCAAAAAGCATGGAATAAACATCATCCGTCAGATGTGGAGAAGGGCAATACACTCCCCGCATTTCTATCCACTTCTGTACCACCGATCTTAGAGAAGCTCATTAAGGGTAATCGTGCCCCTGGATTCTCATTGCAGGAAATCGCTTCGCTCGCTCAGCTTGTTGAATATTCCAACGTCTCTATTACATCGATGCAAAACTGGGTGAAACGAGACTTCAAAGAATATCTCTCATCTCCAAAAATCGGTAAAAAGTATTCCATCAATCAAGCCTCATTATTATTCATGATTGATGATCTTAAATCCGTGCTTGATTTTGATTCTATACGTCATTTGTTTGAAGGGGTTTTTAACCAGCCGGAGCGGGAAGATGATGATCTGATTAGTCCACTGCAACTGTACAGCACCTATGCTCTACTGTTTGAACAGCTAGATGGTCAATTTGAACAAACGCTCCATAAGGGTAAGTCAGTGGAGGAAGAAATACGTTCGGCAGCGAGCAGAATGGCGGGACAATTTACCCATTTGTCTGAGAAACAGCATCTGATCGTTCGAAATATTTTGTTCATTGCCACATTATCGATCCAGACGACTTATCTGTATTCTCTGTCCAGACGTTATTTGAATGCCACCTTATTTTTATAA
- a CDS encoding glucose-1-phosphate adenylyltransferase — protein MNKKEVVAMLLAGGQGKRLKGLTKTLAKPAVYFGGTYRIIDFPLSNCANSGIDTVGVLTQYEPLILHSYVGIGSDWDLNRRKGGVFVLPPHEREGSNSWYRGTADAIYRNIHFVDQFDPEHVLILSGDHIYKMNYDAMLQYHKERDSDCTISVIDVPLSEASRFGLLNTNDNYEIFEFEEKPAMPRSTLASMGVYLFKWTVLRQHLLESEQDPNSTYDFGKDIIPLLLRNEKRLFAYPFDGYWKDVGTVQSLWEANMDLLVDDPPLNLNDPNWRIFSRNPNEPACYISKDAKVRSSIVNEGCVVHGNVNRSVLFYGVEVGEGSEITDSVIMPKVKIGKNVKIHKAIVSENMIIRDGSTIGGEDQDEILLVDEAYRPHTYGLK, from the coding sequence ATGAACAAAAAAGAAGTGGTGGCCATGTTGCTGGCCGGAGGACAAGGTAAACGTTTGAAGGGTCTGACCAAAACTTTAGCCAAGCCTGCGGTTTATTTTGGAGGAACCTATCGTATTATTGATTTTCCACTTAGTAATTGTGCCAATTCCGGAATCGATACTGTCGGTGTACTGACTCAGTATGAGCCGCTCATCCTTCATTCCTATGTCGGTATTGGGAGTGATTGGGACCTTAACCGCCGTAAAGGTGGAGTATTTGTCCTTCCTCCGCACGAACGTGAAGGGAGTAACAGCTGGTATCGGGGAACAGCCGATGCGATTTATCGTAATATCCATTTTGTTGATCAGTTTGATCCTGAGCATGTGCTTATATTGTCAGGTGATCATATCTACAAGATGAACTACGATGCCATGCTGCAGTACCATAAGGAGCGGGACTCGGATTGTACGATATCCGTCATTGACGTTCCATTATCTGAGGCAAGTCGATTTGGACTGCTAAATACGAACGATAATTACGAAATCTTCGAATTTGAAGAAAAACCGGCTATGCCGCGCAGCACGCTTGCTTCGATGGGGGTGTACTTGTTCAAATGGACGGTACTCCGCCAGCATTTGCTCGAAAGCGAGCAGGATCCGAATTCTACATATGATTTTGGTAAAGATATTATTCCTCTTCTGCTCCGCAATGAGAAAAGGCTGTTTGCATACCCATTTGACGGATATTGGAAGGATGTAGGTACCGTCCAAAGTTTGTGGGAGGCGAATATGGACCTCTTGGTTGACGATCCACCATTAAATTTGAATGATCCGAACTGGCGGATATTTTCCCGTAATCCTAATGAACCTGCATGCTACATCTCGAAGGATGCGAAAGTGCGCAGCAGTATCGTGAATGAAGGCTGTGTAGTGCACGGTAATGTGAACCGGTCTGTATTATTCTATGGCGTTGAGGTTGGAGAGGGAAGCGAAATTACAGATTCGGTGATCATGCCTAAGGTGAAGATTGGGAAGAACGTCAAGATCCATAAAGCGATCGTGAGCGAAAATATGATCATCAGAGACGGCTCTACAATAGGTGGAGAGGATCAGGATGAAATATTGCTCGTTGATGAAGCTTACAGACCTCATACCTATGGTTTGAAATAA
- the glgD gene encoding glucose-1-phosphate adenylyltransferase subunit GlgD: MQQLMGVVNLDHELDLMNELTYFRCGAAVPFAGRYRLIDFVLSNMMHSGVHNIALFVRRKYRSLMDHLGEGAPWDLDRKHGGLFILPPDWNDPTDRSKGDLQHFHNNRDFFLRGSGTHIIHTGSQHLYTVDYREMFNYHLETQADITLLYKRADEILPEYESSIRMDVDNGWVTGMHGEGGHPNIYLGAFIIEKQLFLKLIDHCIAHGHNHFFRDGIQNNLANLKIAAYAYTGYHAVINSVDSYYRNSLELLQQEQYNKLFKYHEVHTKIKYEPPTRYLEQAEVHNSLIANGCVIGGTVENSIIFRGVKIHNGAQIHNSIIMQKCVIEENAVLENVILDKDVHLSVDRRLIGDAKKPYVIAKSSQI, encoded by the coding sequence ATGCAACAGCTCATGGGTGTAGTGAATTTGGATCATGAACTCGATTTAATGAACGAATTAACATATTTTCGCTGCGGCGCAGCCGTTCCATTTGCAGGCAGGTATCGTTTAATTGATTTTGTCCTGTCCAATATGATGCATTCCGGAGTTCATAACATCGCTTTATTCGTCCGTCGTAAATATCGATCCCTGATGGATCATTTAGGGGAAGGTGCGCCTTGGGATTTGGATCGCAAGCATGGAGGACTGTTCATATTGCCGCCGGATTGGAATGACCCCACCGACAGATCCAAAGGGGATTTGCAGCATTTTCATAACAATCGTGATTTTTTCCTAAGAGGGTCTGGAACACATATTATTCATACCGGCAGCCAGCATCTCTACACAGTTGATTACAGAGAGATGTTTAATTACCATTTGGAAACACAAGCTGACATCACATTACTGTATAAAAGAGCAGATGAAATCCTCCCCGAATATGAATCAAGCATCCGGATGGATGTGGATAACGGCTGGGTCACCGGGATGCATGGGGAAGGTGGACATCCTAATATTTATTTGGGTGCATTTATTATAGAGAAGCAGTTATTTCTGAAATTAATAGATCATTGTATTGCTCACGGCCATAATCATTTTTTCCGAGATGGAATACAGAACAACCTGGCCAATCTCAAAATTGCAGCTTATGCCTATACTGGATATCATGCCGTGATTAACTCCGTAGACAGCTATTACCGCAACAGCCTGGAGCTGCTTCAGCAGGAACAGTACAACAAGCTGTTTAAATATCATGAGGTGCATACCAAGATTAAGTATGAGCCGCCAACGCGTTATTTGGAACAGGCGGAAGTCCATAATTCCTTAATTGCGAATGGATGCGTTATTGGGGGAACGGTGGAGAACAGTATCATTTTCAGAGGGGTCAAGATACATAACGGGGCACAGATCCACAACTCAATTATTATGCAGAAATGTGTAATTGAGGAGAATGCAGTGCTTGAGAACGTGATATTGGATAAGGATGTACACTTATCTGTAGATCGCCGGCTGATTGGTGATGCCAAGAAGCCTTATGTCATTGCGAAGAGCAGCCAAATCTAA
- a CDS encoding C40 family peptidase → MKKTLTAAALGFALLFSAGVTEASASILSKTVNNTVGIPYQFGGSTLSGFDCSGFTRYVYKQLGVNLPHSSKQQFHKGQAIKKSELVKGDLVFFNTSGSGVSHVGIYLGNNQFVSATSSKGIAITPINKGYWSSKYYGAKRMLSPASAERAGL, encoded by the coding sequence TTGAAAAAGACACTAACAGCAGCGGCACTAGGGTTCGCTCTATTATTCTCCGCAGGAGTTACAGAAGCATCCGCTTCTATTCTATCTAAAACAGTTAACAATACCGTAGGCATACCGTACCAATTTGGCGGTTCTACTCTATCAGGGTTCGATTGCTCTGGGTTTACTCGATATGTATATAAGCAGCTTGGCGTGAATCTGCCTCATAGCTCTAAACAGCAATTTCATAAAGGACAGGCTATCAAGAAATCCGAGCTTGTAAAGGGAGATCTTGTCTTCTTTAATACCAGCGGATCCGGTGTTTCTCATGTGGGAATTTACCTGGGCAACAATCAATTTGTGTCCGCTACCTCTTCCAAAGGAATTGCCATTACACCGATCAACAAAGGCTACTGGAGCTCCAAATATTACGGCGCCAAAAGAATGCTGAGCCCGGCCTCTGCTGAGAGAGCTGGATTATAA
- a CDS encoding DUF11 domain-containing protein, protein MSLDPNQGRRLQNQTSVTFISGASDGVAYSNLVSIPLTGPVITLQKSASVTQAALGSIITYELNIANTGNADAEITVRDAIPEGMQFIANSVIRNGQPLPGVDVTSPLNIGIVASSSGVNISFQAIVTSIPPSNELYNVASAAYTFQTLDGRTITREVTSNGVRIALANAQLTISQRANTLQTFVGDVITFTVTIQNTGSVPVINARLSVMLSAGLSFVPGSVILNGIISPGLDPVQGFILPVINPGEVVQLTYQVRVLSVSRPLSSEVFVTYSSDGLPVQTGSNEVILSPVEPVVNMVVTVMPEQVTYGGAVQFTAEIRNEGDLPIEAVYYMNFPQGLIFEDYSVQINGVEVHNANPVLGIRLGTLFPRSRTVISYRALVSFTPYSRITQMNLINQAALQFTYRLTDSRTVSLREETEVQVLFLAPVIQAELTSQPVRVERGDDVTIRILVRNTGNLAAALSLRGLIPPGTALMRGILHFQDGTIKPFSIQDLIDGILIIGVLEPGQYAEIEYIVRVNIEGLLPSDLLKGYVTVLFTYLFENKEYTLEVHTNEYIIVIEQHDE, encoded by the coding sequence ATGAGCCTTGATCCGAACCAGGGGCGCCGTCTTCAGAACCAAACGTCGGTTACCTTTATATCGGGAGCTTCAGATGGGGTAGCATATTCCAATCTGGTGAGCATTCCCTTAACAGGCCCGGTAATTACGCTTCAGAAATCAGCTTCCGTTACACAAGCAGCACTAGGCAGCATCATCACTTACGAGCTGAACATCGCTAACACGGGAAACGCCGATGCAGAGATAACTGTGAGAGATGCAATTCCGGAAGGGATGCAATTTATAGCTAATAGTGTGATTCGTAATGGGCAGCCTCTTCCGGGTGTAGACGTAACTTCCCCTCTAAATATAGGTATCGTTGCCAGCAGCTCAGGGGTAAATATCAGTTTTCAAGCCATTGTCACCAGCATTCCTCCTTCTAACGAGCTCTACAACGTGGCGAGCGCAGCATATACTTTTCAAACTTTAGATGGTCGAACCATCACGAGGGAGGTTACTTCTAACGGTGTACGAATCGCACTTGCGAATGCCCAGCTCACCATATCTCAGCGTGCAAACACATTGCAAACCTTTGTTGGAGATGTGATTACTTTTACAGTAACGATTCAAAATACAGGCTCCGTACCCGTGATCAATGCGAGATTGAGCGTAATGCTCTCTGCAGGATTGAGCTTTGTACCGGGGAGTGTGATACTTAACGGTATTATCTCCCCGGGTCTTGATCCTGTTCAAGGCTTTATACTTCCCGTCATTAATCCTGGGGAGGTTGTACAGCTGACATACCAAGTTCGTGTGCTCAGCGTTAGTCGTCCCTTATCCAGTGAAGTATTCGTCACTTACTCCTCTGACGGGCTGCCTGTTCAAACCGGTTCCAATGAGGTCATACTCTCCCCGGTTGAGCCCGTCGTGAACATGGTCGTAACGGTCATGCCGGAGCAAGTCACCTATGGAGGCGCTGTTCAGTTTACCGCTGAAATAAGGAATGAGGGAGATCTCCCGATTGAGGCCGTTTACTATATGAATTTTCCACAAGGTTTGATCTTCGAGGATTATTCGGTTCAAATTAACGGGGTCGAGGTTCACAATGCAAATCCAGTGCTAGGTATAAGACTGGGTACTTTGTTTCCTCGATCCAGAACGGTTATTTCGTACCGAGCCCTTGTATCCTTCACCCCCTATTCTCGAATTACGCAGATGAATCTGATCAATCAAGCAGCTCTCCAGTTTACGTATCGACTGACCGATAGCAGAACGGTCTCGCTTCGTGAGGAGACAGAGGTCCAGGTATTATTTCTTGCACCTGTTATTCAGGCGGAGCTCACTTCACAGCCTGTCCGGGTTGAGCGGGGTGATGATGTCACCATACGAATCTTGGTTCGCAATACGGGAAATCTTGCAGCAGCTCTATCGCTGCGAGGTCTCATTCCACCGGGTACAGCGCTTATGAGGGGAATCTTGCACTTCCAGGATGGGACCATAAAGCCCTTCTCAATACAAGATTTGATAGACGGGATACTCATCATAGGGGTTCTTGAGCCGGGACAATATGCAGAGATTGAATATATCGTTCGTGTGAATATCGAAGGACTTCTGCCATCCGATTTGTTAAAAGGGTACGTTACTGTATTATTTACTTATTTGTTTGAGAACAAGGAATATACGCTGGAAGTTCATACGAACGAATATATCATTGTAATCGAGCAGCATGATGAATAG